In a genomic window of Tripterygium wilfordii isolate XIE 37 chromosome 8, ASM1340144v1, whole genome shotgun sequence:
- the LOC120004194 gene encoding delta-1-pyrroline-5-carboxylate synthase-like encodes MDPSRAFVKNVKRLIIKVGTAVVTRSDGRLALGRLGSLCEQVEELNSQGFEVILVTSGAVGLGRQKLRYRRLINSSLADLQKPQVDLDGKACAAVGQNSLMALYDSMFSQLDVTSAQLLVTDSDFRDKDFRKQLNETVISLLSLKVIPILNENDAISTRKAPYEDSSGIFWDNDSLAALLALELKADLLVLLSDVEGLYSGPPRDPQSKLIHTYINEVHQSEITFGDKSRVGRGGMTAKVKAAVNAANAGIPVVITSGYSPENIIKVLQGEHIGTLFHQDAHFWAPRKEVGARDMAVAAREGSRRLQALSSQERKKILLDVADALEENEKLITFENEADVAAAQQTGLEKSLVSRLALKPGKIRSLANSIRVLANMEDPIGRALKKTELADGLLLEKKTSPLGVLLIVFESRPDALVQIASLAIRSGNGLLLKGGKEAKRSNAILHKVITAAIPDSVGGRLIGLVTTREEIPDLLKLDDVIDLVIPRGSNKLVSQIKSSTKIPVLGHADGICHVYVDKSANMDVAKHIVLDAKVDYPAACNAMETLLLHKDLVHTGGLIELTTQLCTEGVTLYGGPRASKELNVPQADTFHHEYNAMACTVEIVDDVYAAVDHIHQHGSAHTDCIIAEDREVAEVFLCQVDSAAVFHNASTRFCDGARFGLGAEVGISTSRIHARGPVGVEGLLTTRWILRGSGQVVDGDKGVIYTHKDVPLDP; translated from the exons ATGGATCCTTCTCGAGCTTTTGTCAAGAATGTTAAGCGCCTCATTATCAAG GTTGGGACTGCTGTTGTTACCCGAAGTGATGGAAGATTAGCTCTTGGGAGGCTAGGATCTCTGTGTGAGCAG GTTGAGGAATTGAATTCACAAGGATTTGAAGTTATTTTGGTGACTTCTGGCGCTGTTGGTCTTGGTCGTCAAAAGCTCAGATATCGAAGATTAATTAATAGCAG TCTTGCTGATCTCCAGAAGCCTCAAGTTGATCTGGATGGGAAGGCATGTGCAGCAGTTGGACAAAACAGTCTCATGGCTTTATATGATTCAATGTTTAGTCAG CTTGATGTAACATCAGCACAGCTTCTAGTGACAGATAGTGATTTTAGGGATAAAGATTTTAGAAAGCAACTCAATGAAACAGTGATCTCATTGTTATCGCTGAAGGTTATTCCAATATTGAATGAGAATGATGCAATTAGTACAAGGAAGGCTCCTTATGAG GATTCTTCTGGTATATTCTGGGACAATGACAGTTTAGCTGCTCTATTGGCTTTGGAGCTTAAAGCTGATCTTCTTGTTCTCTTGAGTGACGTAGAGGGCCTTTACAGTGGGCCCCCAAGGGACCCACAATCAAAACTAATTCACACCTACATCAACGAAGTACATCAGAGTGAAATTACATTTGGTGACAAATCTAGGGTGGGAAGAGGAGGTATGACCGCAAAAGTAAAAGCAGCTGTCAATGCAGCTAATGCTGGCATCCCAGTTGTCATCACCAG TGGGTATTCTCCtgaaaacataattaaagtccTTCAAGGAGAGCATATTGGCACACTCTTTCATCAAGATGCACATTTTTGGGCCCCAAGAAAAGAGGTTGGTGCACGTGACATGGCAGTTGCAGCGAGGGAAGGTTCCAGGCGACTTCAG GCCCTGTCTTCACaggagaggaaaaaaatttTGTTGGATGTAGCTGATGCCcttgaagaaaatgaaaaactcatcaCTTTTGAAAATGAAGCTGATGTTGCTGCTGCACAACAGACAGGGCTGGAGAAATCCTTAGTATCACGGTTGGCTTTGAAGCCTGGGAAG ATTCGGAGCCTTGCAAACTCAATTCGTGTGCTTGCAAATATGGAAGATCCAATAGGTCGTGCTTTGAAAAAGACTGAG CTTGCTGATGGGCTTCTCTTGGAGAAAAAAACGTCTCCCTTGGGGGTTCTCTTGATTGTTTTTGAATCTCGACCTGATGCACTAGTACAG ATTGCTTCATTAGCCATCCGGAGTGGGAATGGGCTTCTTCTTAAAGGTGGAAAAGAAGCCAAGCGGTCAAATGCCATATTGCACAAG GTTATCACTGCAGCCATCCCAGACAGTGTTGGTGGAAGACTTATTGGACTTGTTACTACACGAGAGGAGATCCCTGATCTGCTTAAG CTTGATGACGTGATAGATCTTGTTATCCCAAGAGGCAGCAATAAACTCGTTTCCCAAATAAAAAGTTCAACTAAAATTCCTGTTCTTGGTCATGCTG ATGGAATCTGCCATGTATATGTTGACAAATCTGCCAATATGGATGTGGCCAAGCACATTGTTTTGGATGCAAAAGTTGATTATCCAGCAGCCTGTAATGCAATG GAAACACTTCTTTTACACAAGGATTTGGTGCATACTGGTGGGCTTATTGAACTCACTACTCAGCTTTGCACTGAAG GTGTTACTTTATATGGAGGACCCAGGGCAAGCAAGGAGCTGAATGTTCCACAGGCAGACACATTTCATCATGAGTACAATGCGATGGCATGCACTGTTGAAATTGTTGATGACGTATATGCAGCGGTTGATCATATTCATCAACATGGAAG CGCGCACACTGATTGTATTATAGCAGAAGATCGTGAGGTCGCAGAAGTTTTTCTATGTCAGGTTGATAG TGCTGCCGTTTTCCACAATGCTAGCACGAGATTCTGTGATGGAGCTCGATTTGGACTAGGTGCAGAG GTTGGAATAAGTACTAGTAGGATCCATGCTCGCGGTCCCGTAGGAGTTGAGGGATTGTTAACAACTCGATG GATTCTTAGAGGTAGCGGACAAGTGGTGGATGGCGATAAGGGGGTGATTTACACCCACAAAGATGTTCCTCTTGACCCCTAG